TGACTCGAACTCGTGAACCGCTTTGGCATCTTGTTGATCCCCGGCTTTTACTGAATCACCAGTAATGCATAAGATGTTTTTAATTCCTAAAGCATTTGCTCCGAGAATATCTGATTGTAAAGCAATTTTATTACGATCTCTGCAAGATATTTGCATTATTGGTTCTATCCCATTTTCTAGTAATAGTTTGGACATTGCCATGCTGCACATTCTCATTATTGCCCTGCTTCCATCGGTAATGTTAACAGCATGTACCTTATCTTTCAAAAGTTGTGCTATCTTAAGAGATCTTATGGGGTTTGCACCTCTAGGCGGCATTAACTCTGCCGTTATTACCTTAGAATTTTTTTCTAATGTCTGCTGAAGTTTTGATTTCAATTGCTTTTGTTTCTTACTTAGTTAACAAGTGTAATGAGATTGCTAAACTTAATTAATATATAAAAGGAACTGTTTAAATGCAAATGGTTGAAGAAGATGTGAACAACATTGATATGTCCGGTCTCTCAGCAAGAGAGATGGAAATCATTGATTTAGTAGCTAATGGGCTTACAAATCAAGAAATCGCGGTAAAACTTACTATTAGTAAAAGAACTGTTGATAATCATGTAAGTAATATGTTTACCAAAACTGGATCTAAAAATAGAGTTGCACTTTTGAATTGGGCAATGGATCATGGAAAAATTTGTAGAGACGGATTTAATTGCTGTTCCCTCCCAGATTCTGACCAAGACTAGTACCCTTTCCTTTTCTTTTATCGTTAGCTAACTCCATTAAACAATAATTTGTAGAACTTAATTCGAAGAGTTCAGCATATGCTAAGCAAACATCTTTGTCTGAATCAACAAATCTCAATATACCTTCCTTATCGTAAAGACCATACATTTGAAGAAAATCAATTTTATTTAAATATAAAGAAAATATAAAGGAAAGGTGGCTCTTCTGGCTAGTTATTTTTGAGAGTTGTCAAATAGTAAGTAATTATCTTCCCATTTTGAAAAAGGTTTGTTAGAAAGACTGAAATTGGAGTAATGAGTTAGCCCAGTAATTTCTTTTGATATGAAAGATGGAAGATTTAAATCTTGCTCCTCATTGGAAAGTTCAATTTCGGCAATTTCAAGAGGAAAATTATTTCCTTTAAAGCAATCTATAATCCAATATTTTTTTTCTACTTCTAAAAAATACCTTTCTTTTTTAATGATATTTGAAAGATTTGACATTATTATTTCACCATCTTTTCTTGGAATGGAGTATTCAAATTCAAAATTGGTAAAGCTTTTGATATGTTTTTTGAGTGCAATTTTAAAGTCTTTCCCTGTCAACCTTATCCTAATAATCCAATCATCCAAATTTTTTGATAGATATCCTTGTTCAATGAAAATCTTTTTAGTGATAAATTTTTTCCAATTATCATTCTTTATTAGAAATCTTCTTTCTATTTCAAAGGCCATTTAATTTGCTGGATTTTTTTTAGATAAATCACCTTTCCAATCTAGTTTTTTTATTAAAGTGTTGTAATAGTTAGTACTTTTTTTGAACTTTATTATTTTGCAGGATGATTTACTTTTCTTGATCTCGCAAAAATAAGTTTCTTTAATGGTCATACATTTTGAACCGTCTCTCCATAATTTAATTTCCCCTTTATTTTTTTTTACTGGTTTAATTATTACTTTGCTTGTATTTGGTATGACTATTGGTCTACTTGCCAAACTCATCGGGCATATAGGGTTAATAATCATTGCATCGATACTAGGATGTACAATTGGACCACCTGCAGCCATTGAGTACGCTGTTGACCCAGTAGATGTAGATATGATTAATCCATCACCTTTATATTCATTCACTTTTTCGTTATCTATTTCAATTTGTATTTGGTTGGTAGGAGAAATATCTTCTTCAACAGACTTAAAATAAAAATCATTTAAGGCATCGTAGCTTTTTATAATTTTTTTCTCTGGACTTGTCCCAAGGATACAAACATTACAATTTAATCTATTACGAAAGTCAATTATATATTCTTCGTTTTCAAGTATTTCAATAAAAGATTTGTCAAATAAAAATTCTTTTTCTTGTGTAAGAAACCCCAAATTACCACCTATATTAATGCTCAATAAAGGAATATCATAATCAGCTAATGCATTTGCACATTTTAGGAAGGTTCCATCACCACCAATAACTATTCCAATGTCTGGCTGTGATTCTGAATTACAAAGATATGCTTTAATTTCATTTTCATGAAAATCACTTTCTATCCTGTTTGATTTAATATTTTTTTCTTTAAGAACTTCTTCGCAGAATTTTGAAGCCTCTTGAGCTATAGAACTATCTGAACGATATACAATGAGCACTAATGAAAGTTTCATTTAATGCTTTTACCATTTTAATAAATTAAAACTTTCCATATCTACAGTAACCCTGTTTCTGTAAAGCGATAGCAATATAGCTAATCCAACAGCTGCTTCTGCGGCAGCAACAGTAATCACAAAAATCGCAAAAACTTGTCCTTGAATTAAATTATTATCAATATAGGAAGAAAACGCCATCAAGTTTATATTTACCGCATTGAGCATTAATTCAATGCTCATAAGAACTCTGACTGCATTTCTGCTATTTAATAATCCCCAAATACCAATGCAAAATAGTGCTGAAGATACTATCAAAAAAGCTTGAAGAGGAACTGATTCTAAATTCATAATAATAAAGTCGAAAGGTTAATTTTTATTTGTAAGTAATGGTTCTGACGATTTTTCAATTAACTCCTGATCTACAGGTAGTCCTGTTGAAATATCTTTGCTCATTACATCTCTTCTAGCTAAAACAATAGCCCCAATCATTGCCATTAAAAGTAAAACTGAAGCAACTTCAAATGGGAGTAAATAATCACTAAATAGATGCTCACCAATCCTAATAGTTGATTCTTCTCCAATAGAGTTTTGTGGACTTGATAGGCTCCAAACATTGGTCAAATCAACTCTTATTAAGAGACTTAGTAGGGTTAAACATATCGTTGTTGAGATAATTATTCTCGATTTAATGTTCTTGATAGGCTTTAAATCTTCTTTTTTATTAACTAGCATTATTGCAAAAATTATTAATACATTAACTGCACCCACATAAACTAAAACTTGTGCTGCAGCGACAAAACTTGCATTTAAAAGAAGATATAATCCTGCCACACTCATGAAGACTCCCCCAAGGAGAAAGGCTGAATAAACAATACTTTCGAGCAATACAACACCAAGTGCTCCAATAATTACAACTAAAGATAGAACAGTAAAACAAATAAATTGTGTTGTTATTGCGATGGACATAAATTAATGGAAATTAATTAGTTGGATTAGAAACTTTATCTTTATTTTCATTGGGTTCAGGCCTCATCCAATCATAGACTTCTTCAGGTAATTTACCAACTCTAGTATCTGAAGCTGGGATTTCATGAGGGTCCATGATACCTTTGGGAAGATATGCAAGTTCTCTTAGAGGTTTAACTGATGGATCTGTTGTGACGTTTGTAGGTAGTCTACCAAGTGCGACATTATCGAAATTTAGATTGTGTCTGTCGAAAGTAGCTAATTCATATTCTTCGGTCATTGAAAGACAATTAGTTGGACAATATTCAACACAATTTCCGCAAAATATACAAACTCCAAAATCTATCGAATAATTTCTAAGTTCCTTTTTTTTAGTTTCTTTATTCATTACCCAATCAACTACTGGTAGATTTATGGGACATACTCTCACACAAACTTCGCAAGCAATACATTTATCGAATTCATAATGTATTCTTCCTCTATATCTTTCAGAAGGTATTAATTTTTCATATGGATATTGGACAGTAACAGGTCTTCTTCGAAGATGATCAAAGGTTACCGATATACCATTGTATAAATATTTGCCAGCATTAAATGCTTCTTTGATATAGCTATTTATTTGTTGAAGGAAATTGTTCATTTTGAATAATTTACTTAGTTATTTTATTTTAGTGGAATAATTTTAAATTTAAGTATTTTTACTTAAATTTAACCACCAAAGAATTGCGGAAAAGCAAGCTTTAATCCTGCAGTTATCAAAAGATTAGCAAGAGAAATTGGAAGAAGAAACTTCCATCCTAGATCTAAAAGTTGATCTATTCTTACTCTTGGAGTTGTCCAACGTAATAATATTGCAATGAAAACTAAAAGATATGCTTTTAAAACAGTCATTATGATGCCTATTGATGCAGTGAAAACCTGTATGAGGGGTGTATTAATTGGCAAATTAAGAAACTTAGCTATTAATTCAACTGGAATAGGAAAACCCCATCCTCCCAAATAAAGTATTGATACTAATAAAGCTGAAAGTATTAAATTAATGTAACTACCAAGGTAGAACAATGCGAATTTCATCCCTGCATATTCAGTTTGATATCCTGCAACTAATTCTTCTTCAGCTTCAGGTAAGTCAAATGGAAGTCTTTCACATTCTGCAAGAGCACAAATCCAAAAGACTATAAAACCAATTGGTTGTCTCCAAATATTCCAACTTAGGATTCCAGCGCCACTTTGTTGGTTAACAATGTCAATAGTACTTAGTGAATTTGTCATTAGTACGATAGCCAAAACAGATAAAGCTAAAGGTATTTCGTAACTTATTGATTGAGCTGCAGCTCTTAATCCTCCTAATAATGAATATTTATTATTTGATGCATATCCGCTCATAAGAAGTCCAATTGGCTGGATACTACTTAAAGCGATCCATAGGAAAATTCCAATACCCACGTTACTTATTAAAAGATTTTGTCCAAAAGGAACAATTAACCAGGAGAGAATTACTGGGACAAGAACTAATATAGGTCCTGCAGTGAAGAGAATTCCATCAGCTTTAGCTGGAATAATATCCTCTTTAACAAGTAACTTAAGACCATCTGCAATTGGTTGGAGTACTCCAAGCGCTCCTGCATATTCGGGGCCTATTCTTTGTTGAGCAGCAGCAGATATTTTTCTTTCAAGCCAAACTGTTACTAAAACACCAACAACTGCCGCTACTAAAACTAATAGCATAGGTAGAGGGAGCCAAATTATATGAGCAATTTCACTAGAAAGGCCAAAACCTTTTAAGAATTCATTAAAACTATATTCGAGATCTAATCCGTATTCCAAAATTTTTACGTTATTTACTTAATACATTAACTCTTCACAAACAATATGTGTGTTTTTTATGAAAAGCTGCAAATATTATTCTCTATTTTCTAGGCTGATCCAATCTCTTGGCTCTGAACCAGTATAGATTTGAGATGGTCTAAAAATTCTATTTGCTCCAAGTTGCTCTCTCCAATGTGCTAACCAACCAGCAACTCTAGATATGGCAAAAATTGGAGTAAATAAATCACGAGGAATACCAAGTTTTCTATAAACAAGACCAGAATAAAAGTCTACATTAGGGAATATACCCTTGGGGCCAAGTCTTGGTATTGCCTCTGCCTCTATTGATTTAGCAACTTCATACATTTCATCTGCTCCAAATCTAATAAAAAGCTCTTCTGCCAGCTTTTGAAGAATAATTGCTCTTGGATCTTTGACTTTATATTCTCTATGGCCGAAGCCCATTATCTTACTTTTATTTTTTATAGCGTTATCTAAAAAAGACCCAGCATTTTCTGGAGTTTTGATCTCTTCTAACATTGCAATCACATCTTCATTTGCTCCTCCATGCAGTGGGCCAGCTAGTGTTCCTACTGCAGAGGCGATGACAGCATATGGGTCTGTAAGAGTACTTGCAGTCACTCTAGCGCTAAATGTACTTGCGTTTAAACTATGTTCTGCATGTAGAATTAGACACCTATCAAAAACTTTTGCAGCTATAGGATCTTGTTCTTTTTCAGTCAGCATGTAGAGAAAATTTGATGAGTAAGTTAAATCATCTCTAGGTTGAATTGGGTCTTGTCCTTTCCTAATAAGCTGAAATGCAGCAATCATTGTGGGTATTTTTGCTATTAGTCTTATCACTGCGTTGTAGATGTAATTAGGATCATCTATTGCTCTACGTGAATAGAAGAGCCCCAAAGAAGCTGCACTAGATTGAAGAGCATCCATAGGATGACCAGTGGCAGGGAAACATTTCATCATATCTCTGACTCTAAAACTTAACCTTCGATGCATCTGAACTTCTTGTTCAAAATTTCTAAGTTGGATAGCTGTGGGCAATTCACCCCAAATCAAAAGGTAAGCAGTTTCTAAAAAACTGCTTTTTTTGGATAGTTCCTCAATGGAGTAGCCTCTGTACAATAATTTACCTTTGTTGCCGTCTATATCACAAATAGATGAATTAGTAACTGGGACACCCTCTAATCCTGGTTTTAAAATTACTTTGTTACTATCCAATTGCTTAATTCAATATCAAATACTTATAGATTAAAGATAGTCAAATAATTTTTAATTAACCACAAGTTATAAACTTCACAAAAATATAGAATGATTGAGTTTGAAGCTTGTTTGAATCACTTTATTAAAGTATTTTTAAACTTGTTTCTGTATAAATAATTGGATTTCTTTCTGGAATAGATTGACTTATGATTTCTAGAGATTCTTCATTTGATATTTTTAAAATATTTCTAATGAGAAAATTAAGATCTTCCAAATCAGAAAAATATTCAATCTTATTGGAATTTTCATCTTGGATATCAACTTTTGCATAAAGAAAAGCAGATTTATCTTTAGAACTTTTTAGATTAAAAAATTTTTTTGAGATTTTATCTAGTTTTTTACCATGAATTAAATAATTACTGATGAATTGCAAACCTCCTGATTCTATTGAATAGATATTTTCAAAAGTTAATTGTTTAATTACATCGTTTTTTTCTTCAAGAATATCTTTGGAATATATCGAGTAAATATCTTCATTTTGTTTCAAAGTATATTTGTTGAAATCTTTTAGTTTTTTCAAATCACTTAAATCAAATTGATTTTCAGTATTTTTTTCAAATGTTATAAGCCAATCTTTTTTTGAATTGAGAATTAAGATGTTTTGATTTGCATTTTGATTAAAATCTTCGAAAAAACTTTGTTCAAAATTATTTATGAAGGGTTTTAGATATTTGCCAAAATTATTTATTTCACTAAAAATTGAAACTTGAGGATTATCTTCATTCGTAATTTCTTTATTTATTAGCTTATCATATGCATTAATATCAAGATTTTTTTTATTATTTAGTAAATATGATTTTAAAATTAAATGTTTATTTTTTAAGTCAAATGTTGTAGCTACAATATCCTCATTTTTATCAGTAAAAATTTCATTATTAAAAAATATACTTTCCGCAAATTTCTTTGTAAATAATATATTTTTTGGTTTTTTTAGTCCAAAAAGTTCTTCCTCAAATTGAAATTTCTTTTCTTTAAAATCATTGCTAGAGTTAATACTATTTTTGATTAATTTTTTATCTGATGAAGCAATTATATAATTATCTTTGGTCCGATATATGAAGTTTAGATAATTTAATTTATTCTCTCTATAAATTGGTATTATTTCATCAGTCTGATCAAATTTACTAGGCAAATTTAACATATCAGCTATTGTTTTTTCTGGCTTAATTTTAAAAACTATCAAAATATCATCTTTAACCTTTTTATTTTTTCCATAAGTTGAAATGATAAGTTCATTATTATAAATATCTTCTAATTTATTGTTGCCTAAATCTATACCTAAGTAATCTAATATGGAATCTTTTATTAAAATAAATTTATCTTGGTTTTTGGGATTCTTATCGTTTTCAATATTATTAATAATTTTAGAAATATCTAAATTTGATATGAATAATAATTTATTGTCTTCTGGTAAATATCTTAATATATTTATTTGCTCAATATTTGCAGTTAACTCCTTATTGTTATTGGCATAAACTTTTTTAAAACCAAAAAAAAGTAATAAAGATAATAGTAGTATTATTGCTACTAATCTAAGTTTCATTATAAATGTTTATTTTTATTTTTAACAATAAATTTACTCCTGCAACTTAATTTATTAAATTGTAAATAAGACATAATTTATCCTTATAATTGGGAAATTATCCAAAATCTATAAATGCTTCTAGTCTCAATGATTGGTTTAATTCTGAAAAAGAAGATCCAGTCTTGATTGATGTCAGAGAACAGTCAGAGATTGAAATAGCTCGTTTCTCAAAAGAATTTTTACATATACCAATTAGTAAAGTTAAATCTGAATACGTTGAAGAAATATTTTCTGGTTTATTAGACAGAGAAATTGTTGTTACATGTCATGCAGGCATAAGAAGTTATGGCTTTTGTCAATGGTGTTTAGATAATAATATTGTGAGCGAAATATGGAATTTGGAGGAAGGTATTGATGGATGGAGTAGATATATTGACCAATCAATTCCTAGGTATTGATTAAATATCTAATGAAGAAGCAACAGTATTAACATCTTTGTCACCCCTCCC
This window of the Prochlorococcus sp. MIT 1314 genome carries:
- a CDS encoding helix-turn-helix transcriptional regulator, whose translation is MQMVEEDVNNIDMSGLSAREMEIIDLVANGLTNQEIAVKLTISKRTVDNHVSNMFTKTGSKNRVALLNWAMDHGKICRDGFNCCSLPDSDQD
- a CDS encoding rhodanese-like domain-containing protein, producing the protein MGNYPKSINASSLNDWFNSEKEDPVLIDVREQSEIEIARFSKEFLHIPISKVKSEYVEEIFSGLLDREIVVTCHAGIRSYGFCQWCLDNNIVSEIWNLEEGIDGWSRYIDQSIPRY
- the ndhI gene encoding NAD(P)H-quinone oxidoreductase subunit I, whose product is MNNFLQQINSYIKEAFNAGKYLYNGISVTFDHLRRRPVTVQYPYEKLIPSERYRGRIHYEFDKCIACEVCVRVCPINLPVVDWVMNKETKKKELRNYSIDFGVCIFCGNCVEYCPTNCLSMTEEYELATFDRHNLNFDNVALGRLPTNVTTDPSVKPLRELAYLPKGIMDPHEIPASDTRVGKLPEEVYDWMRPEPNENKDKVSNPTN
- a CDS encoding NADH-quinone oxidoreductase subunit J, which produces MSIAITTQFICFTVLSLVVIIGALGVVLLESIVYSAFLLGGVFMSVAGLYLLLNASFVAAAQVLVYVGAVNVLIIFAIMLVNKKEDLKPIKNIKSRIIISTTICLTLLSLLIRVDLTNVWSLSSPQNSIGEESTIRIGEHLFSDYLLPFEVASVLLLMAMIGAIVLARRDVMSKDISTGLPVDQELIEKSSEPLLTNKN
- the nuoH gene encoding NADH-quinone oxidoreductase subunit NuoH; this translates as MEYGLDLEYSFNEFLKGFGLSSEIAHIIWLPLPMLLVLVAAVVGVLVTVWLERKISAAAQQRIGPEYAGALGVLQPIADGLKLLVKEDIIPAKADGILFTAGPILVLVPVILSWLIVPFGQNLLISNVGIGIFLWIALSSIQPIGLLMSGYASNNKYSLLGGLRAAAQSISYEIPLALSVLAIVLMTNSLSTIDIVNQQSGAGILSWNIWRQPIGFIVFWICALAECERLPFDLPEAEEELVAGYQTEYAGMKFALFYLGSYINLILSALLVSILYLGGWGFPIPVELIAKFLNLPINTPLIQVFTASIGIIMTVLKAYLLVFIAILLRWTTPRVRIDQLLDLGWKFLLPISLANLLITAGLKLAFPQFFGG
- a CDS encoding citrate synthase, whose amino-acid sequence is MDSNKVILKPGLEGVPVTNSSICDIDGNKGKLLYRGYSIEELSKKSSFLETAYLLIWGELPTAIQLRNFEQEVQMHRRLSFRVRDMMKCFPATGHPMDALQSSAASLGLFYSRRAIDDPNYIYNAVIRLIAKIPTMIAAFQLIRKGQDPIQPRDDLTYSSNFLYMLTEKEQDPIAAKVFDRCLILHAEHSLNASTFSARVTASTLTDPYAVIASAVGTLAGPLHGGANEDVIAMLEEIKTPENAGSFLDNAIKNKSKIMGFGHREYKVKDPRAIILQKLAEELFIRFGADEMYEVAKSIEAEAIPRLGPKGIFPNVDFYSGLVYRKLGIPRDLFTPIFAISRVAGWLAHWREQLGANRIFRPSQIYTGSEPRDWISLENRE
- the nuoK gene encoding NADH-quinone oxidoreductase subunit NuoK yields the protein MNLESVPLQAFLIVSSALFCIGIWGLLNSRNAVRVLMSIELMLNAVNINLMAFSSYIDNNLIQGQVFAIFVITVAAAEAAVGLAILLSLYRNRVTVDMESFNLLKW
- a CDS encoding CYTH domain-containing protein, which gives rise to MAFEIERRFLIKNDNWKKFITKKIFIEQGYLSKNLDDWIIRIRLTGKDFKIALKKHIKSFTNFEFEYSIPRKDGEIIMSNLSNIIKKERYFLEVEKKYWIIDCFKGNNFPLEIAEIELSNEEQDLNLPSFISKEITGLTHYSNFSLSNKPFSKWEDNYLLFDNSQK
- a CDS encoding NAD(+) kinase, which translates into the protein MKLSLVLIVYRSDSSIAQEASKFCEEVLKEKNIKSNRIESDFHENEIKAYLCNSESQPDIGIVIGGDGTFLKCANALADYDIPLLSINIGGNLGFLTQEKEFLFDKSFIEILENEEYIIDFRNRLNCNVCILGTSPEKKIIKSYDALNDFYFKSVEEDISPTNQIQIEIDNEKVNEYKGDGLIISTSTGSTAYSMAAGGPIVHPSIDAMIINPICPMSLASRPIVIPNTSKVIIKPVKKNKGEIKLWRDGSKCMTIKETYFCEIKKSKSSCKIIKFKKSTNYYNTLIKKLDWKGDLSKKNPAN